A window from Triticum aestivum cultivar Chinese Spring chromosome 6D, IWGSC CS RefSeq v2.1, whole genome shotgun sequence encodes these proteins:
- the LOC123142783 gene encoding uncharacterized protein: MAGRGVAGKRPAELPVTGRAGTAPGGGRGAATAVPPPSAAIGCGAGRGAVPPMSLTGGRGGTVPGAVVGRSATVSAGARAPVNAASGSAPGRGGQTSGAAGRGGTATKPPTTGATGAVGHLPRQAPPPNFVTKPVAGAHAAPRGQWGDDGFDAYGAGVHRGSSSTGGGRGYAWQSDGSAERPFLGPQGGFVEGASGPDARQRGGFRGHRGGRGGRGARYRPRPPPPPVVVEQMTDYGAAEEPMLPAHAMEVVTALASAPVSENEVLPDVSAEMMDKAESDRASKWARRKEKMLCYRCGDKGHFIAECVARLCDTCGKLAHESGECPLLRDQAPSLKMYGVYCAEITFFESPSEHEVSDESPSKTTGIVKVTRGEVSEAQIVQRLRELAPGDFQWDLVGLADKMFRVKCPSVEDLQRLLSFGMCKVPGTDGILEFQEWKLVEPQGIPLTQAWLRFSGAPSSPLQDARVVASLGILVGKPERVDMTFTRAQGIARVLVSILNVEYVPEVVKWAYRGRIYNLVIEFEDESLLSALAHVSDVDMHEGDGGAGVQEPPAEDSGRQLSMGPGSDTATTGDGAAQPSSVPSKSLRFGSFEPFSAPPRLSSDRVESEEAFELALPALDFLDAVDSGSGDLWVSSLAVRGAEEVSQQVATPSSGQRGVPPQETPQLTGPRVQGGDIGQAVSGSFCAEGRDAGQVAPVSSSSLGGGPGQEDSDASSPVVSSSQMVPVSPSGVGSGQAASELSPMVVPSPVQVGEPGRAVLAMSPPPSAMASSGAARQASLPTGATVGRPMQGARTAGWGEAGGRTPSAISREEVIAFGGIQDPLSEGRRVSDRLQAHPDVDDIQQRSEAGVEEVSTEIGLASPSDTGYEDQLQSQAIPKRKWKRKLFGPPENNCVSLDESRVEDVPQLTVVENDVLTAPFTEKEVFEAVSQMETNKAPGPDGFPAEFYKKCWFIIKASSFSAKFWNDHTSSKENRGCEN; the protein is encoded by the exons ATGGCGGGACGTGGGGTGGCGGGGAAGAGACCGGCCGAGCTTCCCGTGACGGGTCGCGCTGGGACTGCGCCGGGCGGCGGTCGTGGTGCGGCGACTGCTGTGCCACCGCCATCTGCGGCCATCGGTTGTGGAGCTGGCCGGGGCGCGGTGCCCCCTATGTCGCTTACGGGAGGGCGTGGCGGAACGGTGCCGGGTGCGGTCGTCGGGCGTAGTGCTACGGTGTCTGCCGGAGCTCGCGCACCGGTCAATGCGGCCTCAGGATCGGCGCCTGGTCGTGGTGGCCAGACTAGTGGGGCTGCGGGCCGGGGCGGCACGGCGACTAAGCCGCCAACGACAGGGGCGACGGGGGCTGTGGGGCATCTGCCTAGGCAAGCACCGCCACCTAACTTCGTCACCAAACCTGTGGCTGGTGCTCATGCCGCGCCTCGGGGACAATGGGGAGACGATGGTTTTGACGCGTATGGGGCAGGTGTGCACCGTGGCTCGTCGTCAACGGGTGGCGGCCGAGGCTACGCTTGGCAGAGCGACGGTTCGGCCGAGCGTCCGTTTCTGGGCCCCCAGGGTGGTTTTGTTGAGGGTGCTTCTGGTCCGGATGCTAGACAGCGTGGTGGCTTCCGTGGGCATCGTGGTGGTCGGGGCGGGCGAGGGGCCCGGTACCGTCCACGACCGCCGCCTCCACCGGTCGTTGTCGAGCAGATGACTGATTACGGGGCTGCAGAGGAGCCTATGTTGCCCGCCCACGCGATGGAGGTAGTGACGGCTCTTGCTTCTGCTCCGGTTTCTGAGAATGAGGTTTTGCCTGATGTGTCCGCGGAGATGATGGACAAGGCTGAGTCTGATAGAGCGTCCAAGTGGGCACGCAGGAAGGAAAAGATGCTATGCTATCGTTGCGGAGACAAGGGTCACTTCATTGCGGAGTGTGTGGCACGCTTGTGTGATACCTGTGGTAAGCTGGCACATGAATCTGGGGAATGTCCTTTACTGCGTGATCAGGCCCCTTCACTCAAGATGTATGGAGTATACTGTGCTGAGATCACTTTTTTCGAGTCTCCGTCTGAGCACGAGGTGTCTGACGAGTCTCCGAGTAAGACCACGGGGATTGTCAAGGTCACCAGAGGGGAGGTGTCTGAGGCACAGATAGTGCAGAGGCTTCGAGAGCTGGCTCCTGGGGATTTCCAGTGGGACCTTGTCGGTCTTGCTGATAAGATGTTCAGGGTCAAGTGCCCGTCTGTGGAGGATCTGCAGCGGTTGCTGAGTTTTGGGATGTGTAAGGTCCCGGGTACTGATGGTATCCTTGAGTTTCAGGAGTGGAAGCTTGTTGAGCCTCAGGGCATACCGCTTACGCAAGCGTGGCTACGCTTTTCCGGGGCACCTTCCTCCCCACTGCAGGATGCTCGGGTTGTGGCCAGTTTGGGCATTCTTGTGGGGAAGCCTGAGCGTGTGGACATGACTTTCACCAGAGCTCAAGGGATTGCTCGGGTTTTGGTCAGTATTTTGAATGTTGAGTATGTGCCGGAAGTGGTTAAATGGGCTTATCGAGGCAGGATTTATAATCTGGTTATTGAGTTTGAGGACGAGAGCCTGTTGTCTGCACTGGCTCACGTGTCTGATGTTGATATGCATGAGGGTGACGGTGGCGCGGGAGTTCAGGAACCGCCGGCCGAGGACTCTGGACGACAGCTGTCTATGGGGCCGGGGTCCGACACCGCGACGACCGGGGATGGGGCTGCTCAGCCCTCCTCGGTGCCTTCGAAGTCGCTGAGATTTGGGTCCTTCGAACCTTTTTCTGCACCGCCGAGGTTGTCGAGCGATCGGGTGGAGTCCGAGGAGGCCTTTGAGCTCGCTTTGCCTGCTTTGGATTTTCTGGATGCTGTGGACTCGGGTTCTGGGGATCTCTGGGTTTCATCACTTGCGGTCAGGGGGGCGGAGGAGGTGAGTCAGCAGGTGGCCACTCCCTCGTCTGGTCAGCGCGGGGTTCCCCCTCAGGAGACGCCGCAGCTTACAGGGCCTCGTGTGCAGGGAGGAGACATAGGCCAGGCGGTCTCGGGTTCTTTTTGTGCTGAGGGCAGGGATGCGGGGCAGGTGGCTCCCGTGTCCTCTTCTTCCctgggaggaggtccgggtcagGAGGACTCGGATGCTTCTTCTCCCGTGGTGTCTTCTTCTCAGATGGTGCCGGTTTCGCCTTCGGGAGTGGGCTCGGGGCAGGCGGCTTCGGAGCTTTCTCCTATGGTGGTGCCCTCTCCGGTGCAGGTTGGGGAGCCAGGACGGGCGGTCCTGGCTATGTCTCCACCACCATCGGCGATGGCCTCGTCTGGTGCGGCGCGCCAGGCGTCCCTTCCTACTGGTGCCACTGTGGGGCGGCCCATGCAGGGCGCTCGGACGGCGGGTTGGGGTGAGGCAGGAGGCCGTACCCCATCCGCGATCTCTCGGGAGGAGGTCATTGCGTTTGGCGGGATCCAGGATCCCTTGTCTGAGGGGCGCCGGGTGAGTGACCGTCTCCAGGCACATCCGGATGTGGACGACATCCAGCAacg TTCTGAGGCGGGGGTAGAGGAGGTCTCTACTGAGATAGGCTTGGCAAGCCCCTCTGACACTGGGTATGAGGACCAGTTGCAGAGTCAAGCTATCCCAAAGCGCAAGTGGAAACGGAAG